Proteins encoded within one genomic window of Alteribacter populi:
- a CDS encoding MBL fold metallo-hydrolase has protein sequence MVKTKVVAPSVYGLTLPTPFLVGPVNVYLVEGEVLTLVDAGPKTKEAKEVLENELHELGYSLEDIEMVVLTHHHPDHIGLIEEFPQAKVIAHEKTKPWLEHDLEFQIKKSAFFKELYSSHGVPNDIVALIEKSNDYYLGYASYAQIDEIVKEGDTIIGLPGWSVIETPGHAQSQISLYRESDGVLLSGDHLIAHISSNAIIEAPYKNDTDRPRTLIQYRDSLKKCSEMNLSRVFSGHGGPVNEPIQLIEERLLKQVEKAEAIKRLLGKEKLTSFELCIRLYPQMYSKQPGLTLSETLGHLDLLEESEEVSVSLEEGIYYYQVAE, from the coding sequence TTGGTAAAAACAAAAGTAGTCGCACCCTCGGTTTATGGACTAACCCTCCCGACACCGTTTCTTGTTGGCCCTGTAAACGTGTATCTTGTTGAGGGAGAAGTGTTAACGTTAGTCGATGCAGGACCGAAAACGAAGGAAGCAAAAGAGGTTTTAGAAAACGAGCTTCATGAATTGGGTTATTCGTTAGAAGATATTGAGATGGTTGTTTTAACTCATCATCATCCCGACCATATTGGGTTAATTGAAGAATTTCCACAAGCGAAAGTGATAGCGCATGAAAAAACAAAACCTTGGCTCGAACATGATTTGGAATTTCAAATTAAGAAATCAGCTTTTTTCAAAGAGCTTTATTCTTCACATGGAGTTCCTAACGACATTGTAGCGCTTATTGAAAAATCGAATGACTACTACTTAGGTTACGCAAGTTATGCTCAAATAGATGAAATTGTTAAAGAAGGCGATACGATCATTGGATTGCCCGGATGGTCAGTCATTGAAACACCGGGTCATGCGCAATCACAAATTTCTCTTTATCGAGAAAGTGATGGCGTGCTTCTTTCGGGTGATCATCTCATTGCTCATATTTCATCTAATGCCATTATTGAAGCTCCATATAAAAATGACACGGATCGACCGCGCACCTTGATTCAATACAGGGATTCATTAAAAAAGTGCTCTGAAATGAATTTGTCACGTGTTTTTTCAGGACATGGTGGCCCTGTAAATGAGCCAATACAGCTGATTGAGGAGCGGCTCTTAAAGCAGGTGGAAAAAGCTGAAGCGATTAAGCGCTTGCTCGGCAAGGAAAAACTCACGTCATTTGAGCTTTGTATTCGACTTTATCCACAAATGTATAGTAAGCAGCCAGGCCTTACATTATCAGAAACGTTAGGACATCTCGATCTTCTTGAAGAAAGTGAAGAAGTATCGGTGTCATTGGAAGAAGGGATTTATTATTACCAAGTTGCCGAGTGA
- a CDS encoding ATP-binding protein: MAGFDRHQMKRYITKPHVRMSLKLKMVLLIGLLIVSMLTIIGVFFYQFLADSLEQQIGEQALGVSGSVAQIPELREAFSNEDPAATIQPLIEPIREAAGAEFIVVGNTEEIRYSHPNPNRIGSRMIGEDNEGALLRGESYVSKAEGSLGPSIRGKTPVVNERDEIIGVVSVGFLVEDVQGVVKNYSDELFYALLLVVAIGFIGAILIAIYIKRVLFGLEPEEISYLLLQKETILQSAHEGIIAVNSKGNITLVNVAAQRLLASEEEPVDRFIGLPIQSVLPNSKLPEVLVHGKSQYDQEMQFGNHIVVVNRVPIYYEGVLVGAVSTFRNKTEIERLTKELTRVKEYADGLRAQTHEFSNKLYTILGLIQLDQKEEAVDFIREENNVQQEWIRLLIEKVPDPLISAILLGKLNQANELRVQMDIDPESTLTFPLSNKKRHVLVTVLGNLIENAIDAVKSNPPDERHVSVFFTDIGQDIVFEIEDLGDGVPAEVEQKIFEQGFSTKEGSNRGIGLALTKQLLTNVDGTISIEAGSEGGACFVITVPKQEGGNYE; the protein is encoded by the coding sequence ATGGCTGGATTTGATCGTCACCAAATGAAAAGGTACATAACAAAGCCACATGTACGTATGAGCCTTAAACTGAAAATGGTTTTATTAATTGGCTTACTAATTGTCAGTATGCTAACGATTATTGGCGTTTTTTTCTATCAATTTTTGGCGGATTCATTGGAGCAGCAGATTGGAGAGCAGGCGCTAGGTGTTTCTGGAAGCGTTGCGCAAATTCCTGAGCTCCGTGAAGCTTTTTCAAATGAGGATCCAGCAGCGACGATCCAACCACTTATCGAACCGATTCGTGAGGCAGCGGGTGCTGAATTTATCGTTGTTGGGAATACGGAAGAAATACGCTACTCACACCCTAACCCAAATCGGATTGGAAGCAGGATGATTGGTGAAGACAACGAAGGAGCACTTCTTCGTGGAGAATCTTACGTTTCAAAAGCTGAGGGGTCTCTTGGCCCTTCCATACGCGGGAAAACGCCTGTGGTTAATGAACGGGATGAGATCATTGGTGTTGTCTCAGTCGGCTTTCTCGTTGAGGATGTCCAAGGTGTTGTTAAAAACTACAGCGACGAACTTTTTTATGCATTGTTGCTCGTTGTTGCGATCGGCTTTATCGGTGCCATTTTGATTGCGATTTATATTAAAAGGGTATTGTTTGGTCTTGAGCCTGAAGAAATCTCTTATTTGCTTCTTCAGAAAGAGACGATATTGCAATCAGCCCATGAAGGAATTATTGCTGTAAACAGCAAGGGCAATATTACACTAGTAAATGTTGCGGCCCAGCGGCTTCTCGCCAGTGAGGAGGAGCCGGTAGATCGATTTATTGGACTTCCCATTCAATCAGTATTACCTAACTCTAAGCTTCCTGAAGTGCTCGTCCATGGTAAAAGTCAATATGATCAGGAGATGCAGTTTGGGAACCACATTGTTGTCGTTAATCGTGTCCCTATTTACTATGAGGGGGTGCTAGTCGGTGCGGTGTCCACGTTTCGAAATAAGACTGAAATCGAACGCTTAACAAAGGAACTAACGAGAGTGAAGGAATATGCGGACGGATTACGCGCGCAAACACACGAGTTTTCTAATAAGCTTTACACAATATTAGGCTTAATTCAGCTTGATCAAAAGGAAGAAGCTGTTGATTTTATAAGGGAAGAAAATAACGTACAGCAAGAATGGATTCGTCTGTTAATTGAGAAAGTGCCGGATCCGTTGATTAGCGCCATTTTATTAGGCAAATTAAATCAGGCTAATGAACTTCGTGTTCAAATGGACATAGACCCTGAAAGTACACTTACTTTTCCACTTTCTAATAAGAAACGGCATGTACTGGTGACAGTGCTCGGAAACTTAATTGAAAATGCGATTGATGCAGTAAAATCAAATCCTCCAGATGAACGACACGTTTCCGTATTTTTTACAGATATTGGGCAGGACATCGTTTTTGAAATTGAGGACTTAGGAGATGGTGTGCCCGCTGAGGTTGAACAAAAAATCTTTGAACAAGGGTTCTCAACGAAGGAGGGCTCTAATCGTGGGATTGGACTTGCACTGACAAAGCAACTACTTACAAACGTTGACGGAACAATTAGTATAGAAGCAGGGAGCGAAGGTGGCGCTTGCTTTGTCATTACTGTTCCAAAGCAGGAAGGAGGAAACTATGAGTGA